In Pantanalinema sp., the genomic window GGAGACGTTCATCTATCATAGACGGGCAAGCGTTGAATCTGAATTAAAAGATCGTTCATATTGCATTAAAGAATCACGAAGGAAGGGGGATCGGGTAGAGCGAAATCGAGCGGGGGTACGTAGAGGAGAGCAGGAGGAGGCAGCTTGTTCGGCGCAGAGGTCGTCACGCGTACCAAATTCTTGGCCCCGCGCATGCGTCGCGCCCACCTGGGGCGCGAGCGGCTCGACGTGCTGCTGGACCAGGCGCGCGACTTGCCGCTCTTCGCCGTGGTCGCGGGAACCGGGTACGGCAAGAGCGCGCTTCTGGCCGACTACTTCGAGCGCCGGGGGCTCGCCACGCTCTGGTACGCCCTCTCCGAGCGCGACGCGGACCCGCAGGTGCTCTCGCTCCACCTGGCTCACCTCGCCCACCGGCGCTTTCCCGGGGTGGCCGATCGCGCCCTGGCGCTGTTGGCCCAGCCGGGCGGAGCCGCCCTGCACGGCCTGGAGGCCGTCGAGCGCCTCGCGGACAGCCTGATCGATCGGCTCGAGGGCGAGCACTGGCTCATCCTCGACGACTTCCACCACCTCCACGGCGCCCCCGACGCCCTCGCCCTGGTCAATCACCTGCTGACCCACCTGCCCCCCGCGCTGCACCTGGTGCTGGTCTCGCGGCAGCGGCCCGAGCTGCCCGACTTCGCCCGCTACCGCCTGCAGGGGGACGCCCTCACCCTCGACCAGAAGACCCTCGCCTTCACCCCGGCCGAGGCCCGCGCCCTCTTCGATCGCCTGGGCGGCGAGGCACCGGGGGCCGAGGCGGCCGAGCACCTCATCGACAGGACCGAGGGCTGGCCCATGGCCCTGCAGCTTCTCGCCCAGCGCGCCGCCGACGGGGAGCACGAGGGCTGCTTCGAGGACGAGGCGGGCTCGCGGCGGGACCTCTTCGAGTACCTGGCCCGCGAGGTCTTCGCCAAGCTTCAACCGGCCGAGCGCGAGCTGCTGCTCGCCGTCGCGCCCCTCTCGCGCCTCGACGCGCGGGCCTGCGGCGCCCTGGTGGACGACCCCGAGGCCCCCGCGCGCCTGCGCAGCCTGGGCGAGCGCGGCCTGTTCCTCGCTCCCTTGGGGCCGAGCGCCTATCGCCTGCACCCCCTCTTCAAGGAGTTCCTGCTCGCGCGCCTCCTGGAGACGAACGCGCTCCAGGCCGCCCACCTTTCAGCCGCCCGCGCCATGCGCGCCCTCGAGGAGCACGAGGAGGCGATCGCCCACCTCCTCTCGGCCGGCGCCCTCGCCGAGGCCTGCGCCCTGATGACCGCCCTGGCGCCCGGCCTGGTGAGGCAGGGGCGCTTCGCGCCGCTCGGCACCTGGCTTTCGGCTTTGCCCGCCGAGCTGGTGGATCGGACCCCCGAGCTGACGCTCGCCCACGGTGACGCCTGCCGCCTGGCGGGCCGCTTCGACGAGGCGATCGCCTGGTACGACCGATCGGAGAAGGGCTGGGGCGATGCGCCCGCCGAGCGCGCCAAGGCGCTCTCGGCCAAGGCCATGGTCTACCTGGACACCCTGCAGCCCGCCCTGGCCGAGCACTGGCTGCAGGAGGCCCTCGCCTGCGACCCGGATCCCGCGCGCCAGGCCTCGCTGCGCACCCACCTGGCCGAGAACCTCCTCAACCAGGGCCGCGCCCCCGAGGCCGAGCGCCTCCTGGAGGAGGCCGGGCTCGCCGCGCGGCCCGAGACCCTCGAGCACATGGGGCGCATCCTCCTGCGCACCGGGCGCCTGGCCTCGGCCCAGGCCCTGCTGCGAGCGATCGCCCCCCCCGAAAGAGAGGGCGCGACCAAGGCCCATCGGGAGGGGGCCCTCATCCTCTCCTTCATCGAGGCCCTCGCGGGCGCCGGCACGGAGGCCCTCGGCCACGCCACGAGCGCCCTGGAGCGGGCGCGGCGGCAAGGGGCCGCCTGGACCGAGGCCGTGGCCCTGATCCGCGAGGGGCACGCCCACCTGGTGCTCGGCAACGCCGAGGCCGCCGAGACCCGGTACCGAGAGACCCTCGCGCTGGCCGTCACCGTGGGCGTGGCGCGCCTCAAGGCCGAGCCCCTGATGGGCCTCGCGCTGGTGGCCGGGCGCAAGGGGCAGCTCGCCGAGGCCGAGGCCTTCGCCCGCGAGGGGCTGGATCTCGCGCAGGCCACCGGCGACGTCTGGCTCTCGGCTCTTCTGGGCCTCTCGCTCGGGGCCGTCTACGCGGCGGCGGGCGATCCCAAGGCGGAGCGCTGGCTCATGCAGGCCCAGAGCGGCTTCGAGCGGTGCACGGACCCCTTCGGCCAGGCGCTCTGCGCCCTGTGGTTCGCGCGCCTGGCCATTTCGCTGCGCGAGCCCAAGGCCCTTTCCCTGCGCGTCCGGACGCTCTGCGCCCTGGTGCGCAAGCACGACTACGGCTTCCTGCTGGAGCGCGGCACCTTCCTGGGCTTCTCGAGCGCCGAGGCCTCCCGGGCCTTCCTCGACGCCGCCCTTTCCCTGGGGGTCTCCAGAGCGACCCTCATGCCATGGATCAAGGAGGACGAGGCCGCGCCGAGCGCCGCGAGCACCGACGCGCTGCGGGTGCGGACGCTGGGGACCTTCCGGGCGTGGCGCGGCGCGCAGGAGCTGAGCGATCGCGCCTGGGGCCGCGAGAAGGCCCGCCAGCTCTTCCACCTGCTCGTCGCCTACCGCGGCCAGTGGCTGCCGAAGGCCCGGCTGGTGGACCTCTTGTGGCCCGAGCTGGACGCGAAAGCCGCCGACCAGACCTTCCGCGTGGCCCTCAACGCGCTCAACAAGGCCCTGGAGCCCGAGCGCGCGAGCGGGCAGCCCACGCGCTTCGTCTTGCGGCAGGGCCTCAGCTACGGCCTGATGGCGAGCCCCGAGGTCTGGATCGACGCGGCCGAGTTCGAGCGCCTGCTCGAAGCCGCCCGCGCCCGGGAGACCGCGCTCGAGGACCCCGCCGACTGCTACCGCGAGGCCCTGGAGCTGTACGAGGGGGACTTCCTCCAGGATTTCCCCCACTACGACGCGTGGTGCGAGCAGGAGCGCGATCGCCTCAAGGACCGTTACAGCGAGGCCGCCCTGCGCCTCTCGCGCCTGTTGGCCGAGCGGGGCGACGACGCGGGCTCGGCCCACTGGTGCCAGCGGCTCATCGAGAAGGACCGCTCGATCGAGGAGGCCTACCGCCTGCTCATGCGCGCCTACTACCGCCAGGGCGATCGCCCCCTGGCGCTGCGCACCTACGACCGCTGCGTCGCGGCCCTGGCCGAGGAGCTGGACGTGGACCCCATGCCCGAGACCGAGGAGCTGTTCGATCGCATCTCCCGGCTCGCCCCTGTAACCGACCTGTAACAAACAAATCTTAACCTGCCCTCCAAACGTCACCCCCCACCCGTGACAGGAGGATCGGCATGCACTTTGGAGACTGGCTCAGCCGCTGGGCGACCTACACCCCCGAGAAGATCGCCGTCGTCGACGAGGCGAGCGAGCGCCGTCTGAGCTACAAGACGCTGAACCAGCGCTGCGATCGCCTGGCGCACGTCCTGCGCCACCGCTTCGGCATCCAGAAGGGCGATCGCGTCGGGGTCCTCGCCCACAACTGCAGCGAGATCCTCGAGCTCTTCTTCGCCGCGGGCAAGCTCGGCGCGGTGCTGGTGCCGATCAACTGGCGCCTGGCGGGTCCCGAGGTCCGCTACATCCTCGACGACTGCGCCCCGCGCGCCCTGTTCTACGGGAGCGAGTTCGACGGCCTGGTCCGCGAGATCCTCCCCTTGCTGTCGCTCGAGTACGTGGTGCCGCTCTCACCGGGCGGGCTGCTGACCTCCTACGAGGACCTGCTCGCCATGGCCCCTTCCGAGGTGCCCCCCCCCGCCGAGATCGCCCTCGACGACCCTCACCTCATCCTCTACACCTCGGGCACCACGGGCAACCCCAAGGGCGCCGTCCTCACCCACGGCACCATCACCTGGAACGCCATCAACACCCAGGTCGGCTGGGACCTGTGCCACGACGACGTGACCCTCGCCCACACCCCCTTCTTCCACACGGGCGGGCTCAACGTCCTGACCACCCCCCTCATGCACCGGGGAGGCACCGTCGTGGTGATGCGCGGCTTCGAGGCCGCCCGCTCGCTCTCCTTGATCGAGCAGGAGCGCTGCACCGTGGTCTTCGCCGTGCCCACCATGTTCCAGATGCTGCTGGATGCGTCCAACTTCGAGAGCTCGGATTTGAGCTCCATCCGCTTCTTCATCACCGGCGGCGCGCCCTGCCCGGTGCCCCTGATCGAGGCCTACGCCCGGCGCGGGGTGACCTTCAAGCAGGGCTACGGCCTCACCGAGGCGGGCCCCAACTGCTTCACCCTGGACGCCCGGGACGCCGTGCGAAAGGCGGGCAGCGTCGGCTTCCCCAACATGCACCTGGACGTGCGCCTGGTGGACGACGCGGGGATGGACGTGCCCACCGGCGAGGTCGGCGAGCTGCTCATCTCGGGGCCGCACGTCTTCGCGGGCTACTGGCGCAACCCCCAGGCGAGTGCCGACGCCATCCAGGACGGCTGGCTGCACACCGGGGACCTGGTGCGGCGCGACGAGGAAGGGTATTACTACATCGTGGACCGCAAGAAGGACCTCTTCATCTCGGGCGGCGAGAACGTCTACCCCGCCGAGCTGGAGAAGGCCCTGCACCACCACCCGAGCATCCACGAGGCGGCGGTGATCGGGGTGCCGGACCCCAAGTGGGGCGAGGTCGGCCGCGCCTTCGTGGTCCTGCGCGACGGCCACCTCCTCACCGAGGCCGAGGTGCTCGACTTCCTGCGCGCGCGGCTCGCCAAGTACAAGATCCCCAAGTCGGTCGTCTTCAGCGACTCCCTGCCCCGCAACTCGGCGGGCAAGGTCCAGAAGAACGCCCTGCGCGCGCCCCAGGCCGCGTCGGTCTAGAAGAGGAAAGCCACCGTGACCACCGAACAGCCCCCCCGCTACCGCTTCGTCGTCGAGGCCCTCCTGTTTCTCACCTACGCGGTCTTCGGCCTCTCCTGGATCGCCGTCACCCCGCTCAGCGCCGAGATCCAGGCGAGCTTCCACATCACCGCCGCCCAGTTCGGGCTGATCACCACCCTGGTCTCCGTGGCCAAGGTCGTGGCCCCCCTGGTCACGGGCCTCTTGGCCGTCAAGATCGGCATCAAGCGCACCGTCTTGATCGGCAGCCTGTGCATCTCGTGCGCGGCGCTCTCGCCCCTGGCCACCGACTTCAACCTCTTTTTGGTCTCGCGCTTCGTGTTCGGGGTGGGCGGGGCCATGGTCGTCACCCTCTTCAGCGCCTCGGTGATGCAGTGGTTCCCCAAGGACGAGCTGCCCCTGGTCACCGCCCTCAACAACGTGGCGGTCAACACCGGCATCACCGTCACCCTCTTCGCCACCGTCCCGCTGTCGGGGATGCTCGGCTGGCGCAAGACCCTCCTGGTCTACGGCCTGGTGAGCGTCGGCCTGCTGGTCGCCTGGGCGGTGTTCGGGCGCGATCGCAGCACCGCCCAGGCCACCCGGGCGCAAGCCAGCGAAGAGGCCAGCTACGCGGACGTGTGGCGCATGAAGGAGACCTGGATCATCGCCCTGAGCTTCGCGGGGCCGCTCGCGCTGTACCTGGCCTTCAACACCTGGCTGCCCAAGTACTACATGGAGGCCTTCGGCATGACCAAGGCGGCGGCCTCGCAGTACACCGGCCTCTTCAACCTGGTCGGGATCCCGACGGCCATCGTCGCGGGCATCCTCACCAAGCAGCTCGGGCTGCGCCGGCCCTTCATCATCGGGGCGGGGGTGCTGATGGGCTGCTCGAGCTTCGGGATGTTCCTCTTCAACCAGCCCGCGCTCCTGATGGTCTCGGCCGTCTGCCTCGGCGTGGCCATGTTCACCTACGTCGCGCCCCTCTTCACCGCGCCCATGGAGCTTGCCGGGATGACCCCGCAGAAGGTCAGCCTCATGATGGGGACGGTCTTCAGCTTCGCCTACGTCTTCTCGTCGCTCTCGCCGGTGGTGGTGGGCTACCTGCGCGACGCGACCGGCACCTTCACCCTGGGCTTCGGCATCTGGGCGGCCTTCTCGTGGGTGCTCGCCCTGGGCGGGCTGCTGCTGCCCGAGACGGGGCCGCGCCGCTCCGGCGCCTGGCTCGGGCGGGTCGTGCCGGCGCAGCCGGAGCGCGAGTCGGCCGAAAGGCGCTAACAAGAGACGCGTGGGGCGGGCCGGCCGGCCCGCCCCACGCGTCTCCTGCATCCCGATCAGTAGGTCGCACCCACCTCCTGCACGACGGGCGAGACGGCGGGGTTCGCGCTGCTGAGCGAAAGGCGGGTCTTGAGGTAGCGCCCGCTGACCCCCGGCAAGTTGAACGCGTTGCCCCCCGGCATCGAGGTGCCCGTCACCAGCTGCCAGCCTCCCCAGTCCAGGCCGTCGCTGGCGGTGGCCACGTCCACGGCGACGCCGGTGAGCGCGGGCAGGCTCTCGACGTTCCAGAAGACCGAGCGCCACGTCACGGCCGCACCCGCGTCCAGGGGCGGGGTCTCGTAGGTGCCCGAGGCGGCGTAGACCGGCGCGTCCGGCTGGCGATCGCCGGTCAGGCGCAGGGCGCCGCCGGTCCCCTTGGGGTCCTGGCCGCGCAGGTGCTGGACGCGGAAGCCCAGGCGATCGACATGCCACAGGCTGCCGTCGGCCGCCCACTCCATGCCCCCGGGGTTGCTGAACTCGCAATTCCCGGTGCCGCTGCGGCCGTAGCGGCTGAGCGGAACCCCCGTCGGCGTGAAGACCTGGGTGAAGTAGGGGGCCGCGCCGTACGCGGTGACGTAGAGCAAGCCCGTCGGGCTGATGCCCAGGTGCCCCGAGGAGTTGGTGGGCTTGTCGGCGGTCGCGGTCGAGAAGGAGCGCACGAAGGCGCCGCTCGACGTGATGACCTGCACCCGGTTGGTGTTGTCGGTCACGTAGTAGAAGCCGTCGGGTCCCACCTTGACGATCCAGGGCGACTCGAACGCGCGACTCACGCTCCCCGTGGCCGCCGGCTGAGGCGCGCCCGTCCAGGTGGTACCCTGCCCGATCCCTCTGATGCAGACGCCGTTCTGGTTGAAGATCTGGAGGCGATGGCTGTTGACGTCGGTGACGACCAGGTTGCCGTTCCGGTCGATCGCCACGCCATGGGGCGTATGGCTGCCGGAGGCGTTGGTGGGGGCCACGACCGAGGCGGTGCTCGGGGCCACCCAGCTCGTGCCGTAGCCGACGCCCATCAGGAAGGTGCCGTTCGCGTCGAACTTGAGCACCCGGTAGTTGGTGTAATCCGTGACGTAGAGGTTGTTCTCGGCGTCGCACGCGAGCGAGGTAGGCTGGTTGAAGCCCTGGTTCGCCGTGCTCGAGGCGGTCGAGGCGGGGGCTGCGGTAGGCGCCACCCAGATCTGCCCCTGGCCGATGCCCCGCAGGAAGGTGCCGCCCGCATCGAACTTGAGCACCCGGTTCTGGGGCTTGTCGCACACCCAGATGTCGCCCCGGCGGTCGATGGCGATCTCGTTGATCAAGTTGCCGAACTGCCCGTTGCCGCTGCCCGCCGAGCCGAACTGACCGAGGTAGTCGTGCTGGCCGGTCGAGTAGACCTCGACGCTGCTCGCCGTCCCCGGCGCGAAGTCGTCCATGGAGGTCAGGACCCGCTGAGCGCCCAGCTGCTCGGCGCCCGCTCCCGCAGGCCCGCCCTCCAGGTCGTCCGCTCCCGCCCCCGAGGCCAGCACGACGGAGAGGGAGAGCCCCAGCTGGTTGCGCCCCGACGCCAGGGTCACGGGCAGGCGCCCCCAGCTCATCATGCGGCCGGTGCCGGCAGCCCCCGCGAAGCCCGCGGCGTAGAGGGTGTAGCCCCCGCCCGCGGGCAGGTCCGCGAACGTGATCTGGCCCCCGCCTGCGCCGAGGGTGGCGTTGCGCACGACGACGCCGTTGCGCAGCCGCACCGTGACCGACTGGGTGTTGGAGACGAGGGCCTGGGCCTCGCGGGGCAGCACGACCCTGATCGTGACGGTGGCGAGACCGGTGGCGCTCGCCGGGGCGCCCTCCACCGACGGGCTCACCGCCCGCAGGGGAACGGCCTGGCAGGCTGCCACCAGGCTCAGGGCGATCGCGGCGAAGGCAGTCAAACGCAAGGAACGCGTCATTGGACCACCCCCATGTGGGCGCGCCGGACCCACTCGGCGGCCTTCTGAACGTCCCAGACCTGGAGCCCGTCCAGGGTGGCGTTCTGCAACACCGCACCGTTGGCCCCCGGGATCAAGAGCGGGCTCGAGAAGCTTAGCAGCGCAGGCAGCTCAGTCACCCCAAGGCGGCCCGCGTACGGATCGGTGGCGCGCAGCTCGCCGTCCCAGTAGAGTTCGAGCCCCCGCGAGCCCCACGTCGCCGCCACGTGGTGCCACTCCCCCCTCTGCCACGGTGCCGACGTCGGCACCCACGTGGCGAGGTGGCTTCCCCCCGGGTCGTAAGAGGAGAAGTAGATCTCGTAGCGACCGTCGGTCCGTCGGCGCTTGGTGATCGAGACGAAGGTGTTGAAGGACGGGTTGTTGAGCTTGAAGAGGGAGACGCCCCCGGCCTCCTCCCAGGAATAGGCCGGGCGGATCCAGAAGGCGATCGCCCCCTGTTCCATGTTGAAGGCGCGCGCGTCGAAGCTCAGGCGATCGGGAGCAACGGAATCTCCGGCGTAGGGGGTGGCAACATCCCCCTCCTCGATCTGGAAGCCGTCAAACCACGCGGTTCCGGTCTTGTTGCGGAACAAGGGATAGAACACGGTTCGGCAGTCCTCCGACACCGAGAAGGACACGCTCAGGCGCGTCCAGTCGAAGGTCCCGATGGGGCAGGCTGCGGCGAAGGTGCTGACCACCACGCCGCCGTTTCGAAAGGTGTTCACTCTGAGCCCCAAATCCGTGGCGCTCCCGCCGGCCGAGACGTTTTGACCCCTGACCCACAAGGAGAAGGTATAGGACTTGCCCGCCTTGAGGTGGTACGTACCGCTGTCGAAGTAACCAAGCGTGTTGTCCGCGGCCCCCGTCCGGACGATCTTGAGGGACCTCTGGCCAAAGCGGGGAACCGTGGCATCGAGCGAAAAGGTGGCATCGGGGGTCACGCTAGTCACCATCATGCCGTCGGGCACGCCGTTGCCGTCCGAGTCCAGCTCGACGCTGGAATTCGCGATCATGTTCACGCCCGAATCGACCACGACCCCCCTACCGACCCGGCCCTCGTCGTCGGTGGTGCCGACGTTCTCGACGGCGCTGCCGAAGCCGTCGACGATCAGGCTCCCTCCCGCCTCGAAGCCGGTCGCCGCCGCCCCCTCCTCGAGCTGGGCGGCGTCCACGTCCACCGTTGCAGGGAACACCGCCTGCCCGGCCACGGAGCCGACGCGCACGAAGACGATGTTGTGCGGGCTCGAGACCGTGGGCGTGAACGTCAGGGAGTAGCGCTTCCACGCGGTCGTCAGCGCGACGCTCGGGCCGTTGAAGCTGGGCCCCGGCACGAGCCGGTCGGTGGCGCACGTCAGCTGGATCTTCTCGCCGCCCACCGCCCCGCGCGCATGGACCGAGAAGGTGTAGGGGCGGCCCGCCACGAGCGAAAAGGGGTTCGCGCCGCGGGGCGGGGTGCCCGCGTGCCCCTGGCCCAGCCAGACATCCCCCGCCGAATTGGTCGTGATCCGCGCGAAGCGGGCTCCCTGCTGCGCCCCGCCGACCACCACCGAATCGGTCGCGTTGCCACCCGGCGTCCACAGCTGCCACGACCAGCGCTGATAGTCGCTGGGGCTCGCTTGCTCGAAGCCGGGGTTGATCAGCATGTTGGAGCCCTGGCCCGAAAGGCCGAGCCGGAAGGCCCCGCCCGGCCCCGGCCGGACGAGCTGGATGGGATCGAGGTTGAGGCGCAGGGCCTCGGTGACGAGGCCCTCCACCTCGCGGGCCTTGGCCTCGCTCAGGTTGGGCAGGCCCGTGGCGAAGCGGTGGGTCCCGGTCACGGCGTCCCATGTCACCGCGCCCATCACGTCCGAGGCCGCAAGGCCCAGGTGGTCCCAGAGGATGGCCGCGGCGGTGGTCGCCGACGAGAGCTGGACCTTGCTTCCCGAGATGCTGGTCCAGCCGGCCGCCGTGAGGCTGACCAGGGTGCGCAGGCGGAAGGCCGCGCTGCCGGTCCCACCAAGGGTCTTGGTCGACTCCAGGAGGTAAGGGGCGTCGAGCACGGGGGTGAAGCTGCCGGGGGCCTGGACGGTGAAGGTGCCGTCGGGGGCGGTGATCCCCGTGGCCCTGGCCTCCAGGGTGGAAGGATCGAGCAGGGTCACCGTGGCGTTGGCGCGGATCGAGCCGGCACCGGCCTGGGTTTCGTACCCCTCTGGCAGGATCACCCGGCCCGCAAGCAAGGGAGTCGCCGGGATCGTCGCCACAAACGACGGGCCGACCAGCGGCGCCGGACGGCAGCCGAGGACGACGAGTGCCGCGAGCAGCGAGGTCAGGATGAGGCGAAAGGGGCGCATCGGCTACTCCTGTGCGAGCCCCCGGGCGAGGCGCTGGATGGCCTCGACCGAGAGGACGCTGTCGTAGATCCGGAACTGGTCGAAGGTCGCCTCGGCCGGCGACGCGCCGGTGGTGTACGAGCCGACGCCCATGGCGGCCGGCACCGGCGCGCTGAAGCTCGCGACGGCGCCGGTGCTGTAGCTGCGGAACTCGGTACCGTCCAGGTAGAAGTGGAGATCGGCGGAATCGAGCGCCCAGCTCAGGGCGACGTGGTGCCACTCGTCGCGCCTGACCAGGCGCGAGAAGTCCGCGAGGCTCACCCCGACGCGCCGGGTTCGCAAGTTGTTGCCGACGTCGTCGGAGAGGTACGCGTAGAAGGTGCCGCCGATGCAGACCAGGTTGAGGGCCCAGGTGGTGGAGACGTTGTTGAAGTCGAAGAAGCAACGGGCGGGCTCTGCGATCGAGGGCGTCCAGGCGGGCTTGAACCAGAAGGAGACCGTCCCCTTCGTCGGATCGAGGTTGCCCGCCGTCGGGAACCTTGCCCCCACGTTGGCCGGGATGAAGCGCTGGACGCGGTTGTTGGTGTCGTCCGCCACGTAGAAGCGACCGTCCGGAGAAAAGGCGAGGTTGCGCGGGTTCTGGAACTGCGACGGGGCTGAGCCCTGGGTACCGAGCTGGCCCAGCAGGTTGCCCTGGCGATCGACCTTCGAGACGCAGTGCGCCAGGCTGCCCGTCAACCACGCGTTGCCCCCCAGGTCGAAGGCCAGGTCTTCGATCAGGTAGAAGGGGCCCGAGCCGCTGCCCGTGGTGCCCCACTGCGAGAGAAAGTTGCCGCTCGCGTCGAAGCGCTGGACGCGGCTGTTTCCCCCGTCGACCACGTAGATCTCGCCGCTCGGGTGCACCGTCGCGTTCCCCCAGCCGTTGAAGGCGCCCGGCACCGAGCCCGACGCGCTCTGGTTGCCCGCGGAAGTGGTCCACTTGGTGCCGTTCCCCATCCCCAGCAGGAAGGTGCCGTTGGGGTCGTACTTGAGGACGCGGTAGTTCGCCGCGATCCAGACGTTGCCCGACGCGTCGACCTCGCAGAAGCCCGGGTTGGTGAACTGGTTGTGGGCGGAGCCCGACGTCGCCCCGACGGGAATCGTCCAGCGCGACCCCGAGCCGATGCCCCAGAGCAGGCTGCCGAAGGGATCGAACTTCATGAAGCGGTGGTTGTTGTAGTCCACCACCACCGTGTTGCCGTCCCGGTCCACGCCGATGCCGTGGGGGTAGTTGAAGGTGCCGGTCCCCCCGGAGAAGGTGTTGAAGGACCAGATGTAGCGGCCGTCCGGGGTGAACTTCTGGATGCGATTGTTGACCAGGTCGGGAACGTAGATGAAGCCCTGGCGGTCCACGGCCACCGAGGTGACACGATTGAACTGGCCGAGGGCCGAGCCCTGGCCGCCGATCTGGCCGTCGTAGAGGGCGATCGCGCTGGAGAAGGCGTAGGCCTCGCCCCCGTCCTTGCCCCGCACGGGGGTGAGGCTCGAAGTGGCATAGGGGCCGACCTGGAGGGCGTCCTCCAGGTCGAAGAGCACGCGCGCGTTCGGGTTGAGGGCGAGGGAATAGGCCCCCGAGGCGTAGCGGAGCCACTGGACGGGGTCGAGGTTGGCGCCGAGGGCCCGGGAAACCAGGCTAGCCACCGTCTCCAGCTCGGCAGAGGTCACGCCCGCCGCCTCGGTGAAGGCCCCCGTGGCGGGGTCCAGGGAGCCCAGCAGGCTGGCGCCCGCGATCGCCCGCAGGTCCGCGACCGCGGCGAGCGCCGTGGTGCGCGCGTCGATCCGGATCCCCGCCCCGAGCGAGGTCGCGCCCGACAGCGAGCGCCACTGGGCGCCGTCCCACATCACCAGGGTTCGGAAGCGCAAGAGGGCGCGGTCGTTCGAAGCCGCGAAGGTCTTGCGCGCGTCCAGCACGTAGACGGCGTTGGTGGTCGGGGCGAAGGCGGCGAAGGGATTGAGGGAGAAGGCGCCCGCGGCGTCGGTGAGGCCCGTGGCCACGACCTGCCGGTCGGCGTCCAGGAGCGTCACCGTCGCGTGGGCGACCAGATCCGCGGCCGAGGCCTGGACGGCGTAGCCTGCCGCCACGCGCCCCCAGAGGCCTGAGGCGGATCGCGCCTCGGAGGCGACGCGCGCCGAGGCTGCCTCTCGGGGGAGGCTCGATGGGTTCTGACACCCCCCGACGAGCAACGCCAGGCAGAGCACCTTGATCAGCTTGGACTCATCGGTCATGGACGCGCACCCCGGCACTCTCGCAACATACGAGCATTGTACCCACCGGATGCCGAGACCTCCTTGATCCTGGGCATCGCCTTGGGCAAGGGCCCCAGGGTACCGGGACGCCGGGCGCCGAAAGGCGCTAAGCCACCTCGGAGGCGCTCTTCTCGGAGGTTCTCGGCACGTCGGGGTAGGCCTC contains:
- a CDS encoding LamG-like jellyroll fold domain-containing protein translates to MRPFRLILTSLLAALVVLGCRPAPLVGPSFVATIPATPLLAGRVILPEGYETQAGAGSIRANATVTLLDPSTLEARATGITAPDGTFTVQAPGSFTPVLDAPYLLESTKTLGGTGSAAFRLRTLVSLTAAGWTSISGSKVQLSSATTAAAILWDHLGLAASDVMGAVTWDAVTGTHRFATGLPNLSEAKAREVEGLVTEALRLNLDPIQLVRPGPGGAFRLGLSGQGSNMLINPGFEQASPSDYQRWSWQLWTPGGNATDSVVVGGAQQGARFARITTNSAGDVWLGQGHAGTPPRGANPFSLVAGRPYTFSVHARGAVGGEKIQLTCATDRLVPGPSFNGPSVALTTAWKRYSLTFTPTVSSPHNIVFVRVGSVAGQAVFPATVDVDAAQLEEGAAATGFEAGGSLIVDGFGSAVENVGTTDDEGRVGRGVVVDSGVNMIANSSVELDSDGNGVPDGMMVTSVTPDATFSLDATVPRFGQRSLKIVRTGAADNTLGYFDSGTYHLKAGKSYTFSLWVRGQNVSAGGSATDLGLRVNTFRNGGVVVSTFAAACPIGTFDWTRLSVSFSVSEDCRTVFYPLFRNKTGTAWFDGFQIEEGDVATPYAGDSVAPDRLSFDARAFNMEQGAIAFWIRPAYSWEEAGGVSLFKLNNPSFNTFVSITKRRRTDGRYEIYFSSYDPGGSHLATWVPTSAPWQRGEWHHVAATWGSRGLELYWDGELRATDPYAGRLGVTELPALLSFSSPLLIPGANGAVLQNATLDGLQVWDVQKAAEWVRRAHMGVVQ
- a CDS encoding LamG-like jellyroll fold domain-containing protein translates to MTDESKLIKVLCLALLVGGCQNPSSLPREAASARVASEARSASGLWGRVAAGYAVQASAADLVAHATVTLLDADRQVVATGLTDAAGAFSLNPFAAFAPTTNAVYVLDARKTFAASNDRALLRFRTLVMWDGAQWRSLSGATSLGAGIRIDARTTALAAVADLRAIAGASLLGSLDPATGAFTEAAGVTSAELETVASLVSRALGANLDPVQWLRYASGAYSLALNPNARVLFDLEDALQVGPYATSSLTPVRGKDGGEAYAFSSAIALYDGQIGGQGSALGQFNRVTSVAVDRQGFIYVPDLVNNRIQKFTPDGRYIWSFNTFSGGTGTFNYPHGIGVDRDGNTVVVDYNNHRFMKFDPFGSLLWGIGSGSRWTIPVGATSGSAHNQFTNPGFCEVDASGNVWIAANYRVLKYDPNGTFLLGMGNGTKWTTSAGNQSASGSVPGAFNGWGNATVHPSGEIYVVDGGNSRVQRFDASGNFLSQWGTTGSGSGPFYLIEDLAFDLGGNAWLTGSLAHCVSKVDRQGNLLGQLGTQGSAPSQFQNPRNLAFSPDGRFYVADDTNNRVQRFIPANVGARFPTAGNLDPTKGTVSFWFKPAWTPSIAEPARCFFDFNNVSTTWALNLVCIGGTFYAYLSDDVGNNLRTRRVGVSLADFSRLVRRDEWHHVALSWALDSADLHFYLDGTEFRSYSTGAVASFSAPVPAAMGVGSYTTGASPAEATFDQFRIYDSVLSVEAIQRLARGLAQE